One genomic region from Ornithinicoccus hortensis encodes:
- a CDS encoding TetR/AcrR family transcriptional regulator: protein MKPATDSTGEGRARVARALLQIVARDGIVGVSVRNVAAEAGVSGGTVQHYFRTRTQMLHYAMALITEHVAARLAAVPRTGPASEWTRAILLELLPLDEQRHREFGVWLAFSAHADTDPDLGELKRDTADRLRDLYRDLLRARRAAATESGAAVPSRTVVGSTATGRSSGGEIEEWEAVLLQAVVDGLALQLADLGPREAAKVGPELLDRYLAVAPTGAPSC from the coding sequence GTGAAACCCGCAACCGATTCGACTGGCGAAGGCAGGGCGCGCGTTGCCCGTGCCCTGTTACAGATCGTTGCCAGGGACGGCATTGTCGGAGTCAGTGTGCGCAACGTCGCCGCAGAGGCGGGGGTCAGCGGCGGGACCGTCCAGCACTACTTCCGCACCCGCACGCAGATGTTGCACTATGCGATGGCGCTCATCACCGAGCACGTGGCTGCGCGACTCGCGGCAGTGCCGCGGACCGGTCCAGCGTCCGAGTGGACGCGGGCAATCCTGCTCGAGTTGCTGCCGTTGGACGAGCAGCGGCACCGAGAGTTCGGCGTCTGGCTCGCCTTTTCCGCGCACGCGGACACGGACCCCGACCTGGGTGAGCTCAAGCGGGATACGGCCGACCGGCTGCGGGACTTGTACCGGGATCTGCTGCGCGCACGACGAGCGGCAGCGACGGAATCGGGGGCTGCGGTCCCGTCGCGGACAGTGGTTGGCTCGACGGCTACCGGTCGTTCGTCGGGCGGTGAGATCGAGGAGTGGGAGGCTGTGCTCCTGCAGGCCGTGGTCGACGGACTGGCCCTACAGTTGGCCGATCTCGGCCCGCGCGAGGCGGCGAAGGTGGGACCCGAGCTGCTGGATCGCTATCTGGCTGTGGCTCCTACAGGTGCTCCATCTTGCTGA
- a CDS encoding HXXEE domain-containing protein, with the protein MSQIEDTPPQARVLPRLAALWGLAVGTLAVHNIEEWLLDLTGWMADRPWLPGGALHGDQTRFTLALLTVTALFAGTAIVAVLARPRWSAGVLACAAYALVANGVSHIVMSLVSRDPMPGLFSGALLLVPAGLVIIRRLPPVRWTLGAVLITVGAALALVFGSLGLAAALTP; encoded by the coding sequence GTGTCCCAGATCGAGGACACACCGCCTCAAGCACGCGTACTCCCCCGTCTCGCGGCGCTATGGGGACTCGCCGTCGGCACCCTGGCGGTGCACAACATCGAGGAGTGGCTCCTTGACCTCACTGGCTGGATGGCAGACCGCCCCTGGCTCCCGGGTGGTGCATTGCACGGCGACCAGACCCGGTTCACCCTCGCCCTCTTGACCGTCACGGCGCTCTTCGCAGGGACAGCCATCGTCGCAGTGCTGGCCCGCCCGCGCTGGAGCGCAGGCGTCTTGGCCTGCGCCGCCTACGCGCTGGTGGCGAACGGCGTCAGCCACATCGTGATGAGCTTGGTGTCACGGGATCCGATGCCAGGGCTGTTCAGCGGGGCGCTGCTCCTGGTGCCAGCGGGGCTCGTCATCATCCGGCGTCTACCCCCCGTCCGATGGACGCTGGGTGCCGTGCTGATCACGGTCGGGGCTGCGTTGGCCCTCGTGTTCGGCTCGCTGGGCCTGGCGGCCGCACTGACGCCGTGA
- a CDS encoding metallopeptidase TldD-related protein, with protein sequence MNDIAVSSWVEQAVAASTARECTVIVQESHEVNLRWAANALTTNGSMSQRTATVISTAELADGVSAASVTGPLATAEDLLELVRQADAAAPGAPADDEAQPLVSGQADEDFDHPAYRVGPEDFSGLALDLGTAFERAAAAGHLLFGFAEYRRTTTWLANSAGLRRRAVEPMGRLEVNAKAPDLINSAWVGAQSTDFTDVDVPAMHDELEKRLGWGSTRVDLPAGEYETILPPGAVVDLLVYAYWTMSARDAEQGQNVYAGAERGTTRIGEQLSTLPITIASDPEHQQFQQPPFVILPSSAPGLASVFDNGVPVGRVDWVKDGVLRNLVRTRAGFARSGGTGDLPFPSENLLVDAGGTADLDEMIAGTKRGLLLTCLWYIREVDPQTLLLTGLTRDGVYLIEEGRVTAAVNNFRFNESPIGLLRRATEAGRSEHTLCREWNDWFTCSLAPALRIPDFRMSTVSQAY encoded by the coding sequence ATGAACGACATCGCCGTCAGCAGCTGGGTCGAGCAGGCCGTGGCCGCTTCGACCGCTCGGGAGTGCACCGTCATCGTCCAGGAGTCGCACGAGGTCAACCTCCGGTGGGCAGCCAACGCGTTGACCACCAACGGCTCGATGAGCCAGCGCACGGCAACGGTGATCAGCACCGCTGAACTGGCCGACGGCGTGTCTGCCGCCTCGGTCACCGGCCCGCTGGCCACCGCCGAGGACCTGCTCGAGCTGGTCCGCCAGGCCGACGCAGCGGCCCCCGGGGCACCGGCCGATGACGAGGCCCAACCCCTCGTCTCCGGCCAGGCCGACGAGGACTTCGACCACCCGGCATACCGGGTCGGGCCGGAGGACTTCTCCGGCTTGGCCCTAGACCTCGGCACCGCCTTCGAGCGCGCCGCGGCGGCCGGTCACCTGTTGTTCGGGTTCGCCGAGTACCGCCGCACGACCACCTGGCTCGCCAACAGTGCCGGGTTGCGTCGGCGCGCGGTCGAACCCATGGGGCGCCTCGAGGTCAATGCCAAGGCGCCGGATCTGATCAACTCAGCGTGGGTCGGGGCGCAGTCGACGGACTTCACCGACGTCGATGTCCCGGCGATGCACGACGAACTGGAGAAGCGGCTCGGCTGGGGGAGCACCCGGGTCGACCTCCCCGCGGGGGAGTACGAGACGATCCTGCCGCCCGGGGCGGTTGTCGACCTGCTCGTCTACGCGTACTGGACGATGAGCGCCCGGGACGCCGAGCAGGGGCAAAACGTCTACGCCGGCGCCGAACGCGGCACCACCCGCATCGGCGAGCAGTTGAGCACGCTGCCGATCACGATCGCATCCGACCCCGAGCACCAGCAGTTCCAGCAGCCACCGTTCGTGATCCTTCCCAGCTCCGCACCGGGACTGGCGTCAGTATTCGACAACGGCGTGCCCGTGGGCAGGGTTGACTGGGTCAAGGACGGGGTCCTGCGCAACCTTGTGCGGACCCGGGCCGGATTCGCACGCTCGGGCGGCACCGGGGACCTGCCGTTCCCGTCGGAGAACCTGCTGGTGGACGCCGGTGGCACCGCCGATCTCGACGAGATGATCGCGGGCACGAAGCGGGGTCTGCTGCTGACCTGTCTCTGGTACATCCGAGAGGTCGACCCGCAGACGCTGCTCCTGACCGGTCTCACCCGGGACGGGGTCTACCTGATCGAGGAGGGCAGGGTCACCGCGGCGGTCAACAACTTCCGGTTCAACGAGTCGCCGATCGGCCTGCTGCGACGAGCCACGGAGGCAGGTCGCTCGGAGCACACCCTGTGCCGGGAGTGGAACGACTGGTTCACCTGTTCCTTGGCGCCGGCGTTGCGCATCCCTGACTTCCGGATGTCGACGGTCAGCCAGGCGTACTGA
- a CDS encoding TldD/PmbA family protein has protein sequence MPEIDPTFTALPLRELADAALSRAASLGASHADIRVVRTQRLHRMLRDARLEASSDSSDLGLSVRVIHEGSWGFAAGVTLTTAEAQRLADQAVAMATVARPLVSTPVELAPEPVHADQTWVSSYDIDPFEVPEADRFARLLDLSERLLAADAVHHATARLLAVKENTFYADLTGTSTTQQRVRIEPDFQAVNVGDGGFATMNTVAPPAGRGWEYLTGTAWDFEEEIAHLPELLAEHAKAPSIEAGRYDLVIEPTNLWLTIHESVAHGTELDRALGYEAAYAGTSFATFDQLGTLQYGSEHMNVTGDRVTEHGLATVGFDDEGVAAQTFDIIKDGVLVGYQLNRQMAQEKGFGRSNGCAYADSAGHIPLQRMPNVSLAPDPQGPDVAGLIAGIDDGIYVIGNKSWSIDMQRYNFQFTGQRFFRIKDGRLAGQVKDVAYQATTTEFWGSMDAVGGPDTYLLAGSLNCGKGQPGQGAPVSHGCPAARFRNVNVLNTAEGDN, from the coding sequence ATGCCCGAAATCGACCCGACGTTCACCGCGCTTCCGCTCCGAGAGCTCGCCGACGCGGCCCTGTCCCGTGCCGCCTCTTTGGGTGCCAGTCATGCCGACATCCGCGTCGTGCGGACCCAGCGACTGCACCGCATGCTGCGGGATGCTCGGCTGGAGGCCAGCTCAGACTCCTCCGACCTGGGGCTGAGCGTGCGGGTGATCCACGAGGGGTCGTGGGGATTCGCGGCCGGAGTCACCCTCACCACCGCGGAGGCGCAGCGGCTGGCCGACCAGGCCGTGGCGATGGCCACGGTGGCCCGCCCCCTGGTCAGCACCCCCGTCGAGCTCGCACCCGAACCCGTCCACGCGGACCAGACCTGGGTGTCGTCATACGACATCGACCCGTTCGAGGTGCCCGAGGCAGACCGGTTCGCCAGGCTGCTGGACCTGTCCGAACGGCTTCTCGCCGCGGATGCCGTGCACCACGCGACGGCACGGCTGCTGGCGGTCAAGGAGAACACCTTCTACGCCGACCTCACCGGCACCTCGACCACGCAACAGCGGGTGCGGATCGAGCCGGACTTCCAGGCGGTCAACGTCGGCGACGGTGGGTTCGCCACCATGAACACCGTCGCGCCGCCGGCCGGCCGTGGGTGGGAGTACCTCACCGGGACCGCGTGGGACTTCGAGGAGGAGATCGCCCACCTGCCCGAGCTGCTCGCCGAGCACGCCAAGGCCCCGTCGATCGAGGCGGGCCGCTACGACCTGGTCATCGAGCCGACCAACCTGTGGCTGACCATCCACGAGTCGGTCGCCCACGGCACCGAGCTGGACCGGGCGCTCGGCTACGAGGCCGCCTACGCCGGGACCTCGTTCGCCACCTTCGATCAGCTCGGCACCCTGCAGTACGGCTCTGAGCACATGAACGTCACCGGCGACCGGGTCACCGAACACGGGCTGGCGACCGTCGGCTTCGACGACGAGGGTGTCGCGGCCCAGACGTTCGACATCATCAAGGACGGGGTGCTGGTCGGCTACCAGCTCAACCGGCAGATGGCCCAGGAGAAGGGCTTCGGCAGGTCGAACGGCTGCGCCTATGCCGACTCCGCCGGGCACATCCCGTTGCAACGTATGCCGAACGTGTCGCTGGCCCCGGATCCACAGGGGCCGGACGTGGCCGGGTTGATCGCGGGCATCGACGACGGCATCTATGTCATCGGCAACAAGTCCTGGTCGATCGACATGCAGCGGTACAACTTCCAGTTCACCGGGCAGCGCTTCTTCCGCATCAAGGACGGTCGCCTCGCGGGGCAGGTCAAAGACGTCGCCTATCAGGCCACCACCACCGAGTTCTGGGGCTCGATGGACGCGGTCGGCGGACCGGACACCTACCTGCTCGCGGGATCGCTGAACTGCGGCAAGGGTCAGCCCGGACAGGGCGCGCCGGTGAGCCATGGCTGCCCCGCCGCGCGCTTCCGCAACGTGAACGTGCTCAACACCGCAGAGGGGGACAACTGA
- a CDS encoding SDR family NAD(P)-dependent oxidoreductase, with translation MDLQLTGKKVLVTGGTRGIGRAIVEGFLAEGAVVGFCARNAEEVGAVERALAERGEVTGAVVDVGDADTLRGWVQDSAAAMGGLDIVVANVSALAIPDTPENWELSLTVDIMHTVRLVEAAMPHLEASDSACIIAISSVSGREADFASGPYGTAKTAIIGYIQGLALQVAEKGIRANTVSPGNTYFEGGVWEGIEEGNPDLYSMALGLNPTGQMGRPEEVADPVVFVASPRASRISGANILVDGALTRGIQF, from the coding sequence ATGGATCTGCAACTCACGGGCAAGAAGGTGCTGGTGACCGGTGGCACCCGCGGCATCGGACGGGCGATCGTCGAGGGTTTCCTCGCCGAGGGCGCCGTCGTCGGGTTCTGCGCCCGCAACGCCGAGGAGGTGGGTGCAGTGGAACGTGCCCTGGCAGAGCGTGGCGAGGTGACCGGCGCCGTCGTGGATGTGGGGGACGCGGACACCCTGCGCGGCTGGGTGCAGGACTCCGCCGCCGCGATGGGCGGACTGGACATCGTGGTGGCCAACGTCAGCGCGCTCGCCATCCCCGACACCCCGGAGAACTGGGAGCTCAGTCTCACCGTCGACATCATGCACACGGTCCGGCTGGTGGAGGCGGCCATGCCACACTTGGAGGCCAGCGACTCGGCGTGCATCATCGCCATCTCCAGCGTGTCCGGGCGGGAGGCCGACTTCGCGTCCGGCCCCTACGGGACCGCCAAGACCGCGATCATCGGCTACATCCAGGGCCTGGCGCTGCAGGTGGCCGAGAAGGGAATCCGGGCCAACACGGTCTCCCCGGGCAACACCTACTTCGAGGGCGGCGTCTGGGAGGGCATCGAGGAGGGCAACCCGGACCTGTACTCGATGGCGCTCGGGCTCAACCCGACGGGGCAGATGGGCCGCCCCGAGGAGGTGGCTGACCCCGTGGTCTTCGTCGCCAGCCCGCGGGCATCGCGGATCAGTGGCGCGAACATCCTGGTCGACGGCGCACTCACCCGCGGCATCCAGTTCTGA
- a CDS encoding acetamidase/formamidase family protein, with amino-acid sequence MEVREYTPASDEYAYTFGGVAPVFSVRPGSALRLWSDDAFGGKLRSIDDLSAEKVDLRFVNPQTGPFYVEGAEPGDTLVLHLVDLEPARDWGASATIPFFGGMTSTDRTVSLQASLPDTTWIYHLERERNTVAFEARFGEQRFELPVAPMLGTVGVAPPGGEVRSSLVPERFGGNMDTPQMRAGATVYLGVNVEGALFSLGDGHYRQGEGEACGTAVEGAMTSTVLVDLIKGGAPLWPRIEDDDHWMVVGSSRPMEDSWRIANAQVVGWLSELYGLHPMDAYQLITQIAEVPVANVVDNNYSVVVKVAKALLPTAQAFGGIHAELRALARTL; translated from the coding sequence ATGGAGGTCAGGGAGTACACGCCGGCCAGTGATGAGTACGCCTACACCTTTGGTGGTGTGGCACCGGTCTTCAGCGTCCGGCCGGGGTCCGCGCTCCGCCTGTGGTCCGACGACGCCTTCGGCGGGAAGTTGCGCAGCATCGACGACCTGTCGGCCGAGAAGGTGGACCTGCGGTTCGTCAACCCGCAGACCGGCCCGTTCTACGTCGAAGGCGCCGAGCCCGGGGACACCCTGGTGCTGCACCTGGTGGACCTCGAGCCGGCCCGTGACTGGGGCGCCTCGGCGACCATCCCGTTCTTCGGCGGGATGACCAGCACCGACCGGACCGTCTCCTTGCAGGCGTCGCTGCCCGACACTACCTGGATCTACCACCTGGAGCGGGAACGGAACACGGTCGCCTTCGAGGCACGGTTCGGCGAGCAGCGGTTCGAACTCCCGGTCGCACCCATGCTCGGCACGGTCGGGGTGGCGCCCCCCGGGGGAGAGGTCCGATCCTCCCTCGTGCCGGAGCGGTTCGGCGGCAATATGGACACCCCGCAGATGCGAGCCGGGGCCACCGTCTACCTGGGCGTCAACGTGGAGGGTGCGCTGTTCTCGCTCGGCGACGGGCACTACCGGCAGGGCGAAGGGGAGGCCTGCGGGACGGCCGTCGAGGGGGCGATGACCTCCACCGTCCTCGTCGACCTCATCAAGGGCGGCGCGCCGCTGTGGCCGCGGATTGAGGACGACGACCACTGGATGGTGGTGGGTTCCAGTCGGCCGATGGAGGACTCCTGGCGGATCGCCAACGCCCAGGTGGTGGGGTGGCTGTCCGAGCTCTACGGGCTGCACCCGATGGATGCCTACCAGCTCATCACCCAGATCGCCGAGGTGCCCGTCGCCAACGTCGTGGACAACAACTACAGCGTGGTGGTCAAGGTCGCCAAGGCACTCCTGCCGACCGCTCAGGCGTTCGGCGGAATCCACGCCGAGCTCCGGGCGCTCGCCCGCACACTCTGA
- the trhA gene encoding PAQR family membrane homeostasis protein TrhA: protein MDQPTFSKDGSVHVTDERFNTISHMFGACFALAGSALLIAQAAEQGDPWKIVGFSVYGLSLMTLFVASTLHHGLDRGPVFNEVLRTLDYTSVFLLIAGTVTPLVLVLFRNTYGWTVFGAVWAIAIFGMVMRSIWRELPKWVTNTLYITLGWMTVLLIGADVSLPLGALALMGAGGIVYSVGFVIFVIEKPNPKPGVFGFHEVWHALVVVAAALHYLLMYFYVLPA, encoded by the coding sequence GTGGATCAACCCACATTCAGCAAGGACGGCAGCGTCCATGTCACCGACGAGCGGTTCAACACGATCTCGCACATGTTCGGGGCCTGTTTCGCCCTGGCCGGGTCGGCGCTCCTGATCGCGCAGGCCGCCGAGCAGGGTGATCCGTGGAAGATCGTGGGGTTCAGCGTCTATGGGTTGTCCCTGATGACCCTGTTCGTGGCGAGCACCCTTCATCACGGGCTGGACCGCGGCCCCGTGTTCAACGAGGTATTGCGCACCCTGGACTACACCTCGGTGTTTCTGCTCATCGCCGGCACCGTCACGCCACTGGTGCTCGTGCTGTTCCGCAACACCTATGGCTGGACCGTCTTCGGGGCCGTCTGGGCCATCGCGATCTTCGGGATGGTCATGCGGTCCATATGGCGTGAGTTGCCCAAGTGGGTGACCAATACCCTCTACATCACCCTGGGGTGGATGACGGTGCTCCTGATCGGGGCGGACGTCTCCCTGCCGCTGGGGGCGCTGGCCCTCATGGGTGCCGGCGGCATCGTCTACAGCGTCGGGTTCGTGATCTTCGTGATCGAGAAGCCGAATCCGAAACCGGGGGTGTTCGGTTTCCACGAGGTGTGGCACGCGCTCGTGGTCGTGGCCGCCGCGCTGCACTACCTGCTGATGTACTTCTACGTCTTACCGGCGTAG
- a CDS encoding maleylpyruvate isomerase family mycothiol-dependent enzyme encodes MTTQLTPRSSRKTFRSALSHDVAMRLATTEYDRVASTLEQLKPEHWSQPTDCEAWDVRAVVGHMVGMARFAGSTRELVRQFVLATWRARRQGLEPIDGLTGLQVDEHASLTTADLPVRMRQYGTRAARYRDRMPASVRRHVTLSEETGGVQERWTMGYLVDTILTRDPFMHRLDIARATGVLVPATAEHEGVIVDDVVREWASRHGQPFSLELTGAAGGRWGVGTGGEAIAMDAADFCRVVSGRGSGPGLLGSQVPF; translated from the coding sequence ATGACCACCCAGCTCACCCCACGATCCAGCCGGAAGACTTTCCGTTCCGCCCTGAGCCACGACGTCGCCATGCGCCTTGCCACGACCGAGTACGACAGGGTGGCCTCCACCCTGGAACAGCTCAAACCAGAGCACTGGTCCCAGCCGACCGATTGCGAGGCATGGGACGTCCGTGCAGTCGTCGGGCACATGGTGGGGATGGCCCGGTTCGCGGGATCCACCCGCGAGCTCGTGCGGCAGTTCGTGCTCGCCACGTGGCGGGCAAGACGTCAGGGACTCGAACCCATCGACGGACTCACCGGCCTGCAGGTCGACGAGCACGCGAGCCTGACCACGGCCGATCTGCCCGTGCGGATGAGGCAGTACGGCACCAGGGCTGCGCGCTACCGGGACCGCATGCCGGCCTCCGTCCGCCGGCACGTCACTCTCTCGGAGGAGACCGGCGGGGTGCAGGAACGCTGGACGATGGGCTACCTGGTCGACACCATCCTGACCCGCGACCCGTTCATGCACCGTCTAGATATCGCCCGGGCCACCGGAGTGCTCGTGCCGGCCACGGCCGAGCACGAAGGTGTCATCGTCGACGACGTCGTCCGGGAGTGGGCCTCGCGCCACGGCCAGCCGTTCAGCCTGGAACTGACGGGCGCGGCCGGTGGCCGGTGGGGAGTCGGCACCGGGGGAGAGGCCATCGCGATGGACGCTGCCGACTTCTGCCGGGTCGTCTCCGGCCGTGGCTCGGGGCCCGGCCTGTTGGGGTCCCAGGTGCCGTTCTGA
- a CDS encoding TetR/AcrR family transcriptional regulator, whose translation MSELPNRDRQAERREATRLEILDAAWEVAREDGLAAITLRAVARRVGMRAPSLYTHVDSKMAIYDAMFGQAWGHCLDRMQRAHEVLQAATVREALHPRDVLLRATRAYFDFALEDPVRHQLMDLRTIPGFVPSPTAYEPAVAVLDLMRQVLADLAVTRDEDVDLATALLGGLINAQLANDPGGDRWSRQFDRAMEMYADAVGLPPRD comes from the coding sequence GTGTCAGAACTGCCTAACCGTGATAGGCAAGCCGAACGCCGTGAGGCGACCCGGCTGGAGATCCTCGATGCGGCCTGGGAGGTCGCCCGCGAGGACGGACTAGCAGCCATCACGCTGCGCGCCGTGGCCCGCCGGGTCGGCATGCGTGCACCGTCGCTCTACACGCACGTTGACTCCAAGATGGCGATCTATGACGCCATGTTTGGGCAAGCCTGGGGGCACTGCCTGGACCGGATGCAACGGGCCCACGAGGTGTTGCAGGCGGCTACCGTCAGGGAGGCCCTCCACCCCCGCGACGTGCTGCTGCGGGCGACCCGCGCCTACTTCGACTTCGCCCTCGAAGACCCGGTCCGCCACCAGCTGATGGACCTGCGGACCATCCCGGGGTTCGTCCCCAGCCCCACGGCATACGAGCCGGCCGTAGCCGTGCTCGACCTGATGCGCCAGGTGCTCGCGGACCTGGCAGTCACCCGCGACGAGGACGTCGACCTCGCCACGGCACTGCTCGGCGGGCTGATCAACGCCCAGCTCGCCAACGACCCCGGAGGCGATCGCTGGTCCCGCCAGTTCGACCGCGCGATGGAGATGTATGCGGACGCGGTGGGTCTGCCGCCGCGCGACTGA
- a CDS encoding ArsA family ATPase, translated as MLLDLIANREVLFVGGKGGVGKTTVASALALSAARAGRHTLVVSTDPAHNLGHLWGRPVGDEPVRLAEGLDGLEIDPQRTTDEHLAAVGSTMRRLMPERLSGEVRKHLDLARDAPGTHEAAVLERIAETVEQAQGRYELVVFDTAPSGHTARLMSLPETMAAWTDGLLRRQARSEKFGAALRGLGGDRDDPGEAILGDTRAGTGEPRDRVDRRARRDQEIRRVLVRRQLRFEGLRELITDPARTVFLIVLTAERLPVLETVELHEQLARSGVAVGALVVNKRSPSDEGEFLAARREQESAHLAELTRALPEVPQVELPLRGGDVVGPEAIGRFADGFGEVPKN; from the coding sequence GTGCTGCTAGACCTCATCGCGAACCGGGAGGTGCTCTTCGTCGGCGGCAAGGGTGGCGTGGGCAAAACCACCGTCGCCTCCGCACTGGCCCTCTCCGCCGCCCGTGCGGGCCGGCATACCCTCGTGGTGTCCACCGACCCGGCACACAACCTCGGGCACCTGTGGGGCAGGCCGGTGGGTGATGAGCCGGTGCGGCTGGCGGAGGGTCTCGACGGGCTGGAGATCGATCCGCAGCGCACCACCGACGAGCACCTGGCGGCGGTCGGCTCCACCATGCGTCGCCTGATGCCGGAGCGGCTCAGCGGTGAGGTCCGCAAACACCTGGACCTGGCCCGGGATGCGCCCGGCACCCACGAAGCGGCCGTGCTGGAACGGATCGCCGAGACGGTGGAGCAGGCGCAGGGACGCTACGAACTCGTGGTCTTCGACACCGCACCATCCGGGCACACCGCCCGGTTGATGTCGTTGCCGGAGACGATGGCCGCTTGGACCGATGGGCTGCTGCGGCGCCAGGCCCGGTCGGAGAAGTTCGGTGCGGCCCTGCGCGGGCTGGGCGGCGACCGGGACGACCCGGGCGAGGCGATTCTCGGCGACACCCGCGCCGGGACCGGTGAGCCGCGCGACCGGGTCGACCGGCGCGCACGGCGGGATCAGGAGATCCGGCGCGTTCTGGTCCGCCGGCAGCTGCGCTTCGAGGGACTGCGTGAGTTGATCACCGATCCCGCCCGGACAGTCTTCCTGATCGTGCTGACCGCTGAGCGACTGCCCGTCCTCGAGACCGTGGAGCTGCACGAGCAGCTTGCCCGCTCGGGCGTCGCCGTCGGCGCGCTCGTGGTCAACAAGCGCTCACCCTCGGACGAGGGCGAGTTCCTCGCAGCCCGCCGGGAGCAGGAGTCTGCCCATCTGGCGGAGTTGACGCGGGCGCTGCCCGAAGTGCCCCAGGTCGAGCTGCCGCTGCGCGGTGGCGACGTGGTCGGTCCCGAGGCGATCGGCCGGTTCGCCGACGGGTTCGGTGAGGTCCCGAAGAACTGA
- a CDS encoding cory-CC-star protein yields MGLREFYYAPYRQTFARARQEEDDLFLMLVLSEALGVPNPASYYTIELLPVMYDRVHDWHTRMGLDRSPLDQISCC; encoded by the coding sequence GTGGGGCTGCGGGAGTTCTACTACGCGCCCTACCGGCAGACTTTCGCCCGCGCGCGCCAGGAAGAGGATGACCTGTTCCTCATGCTCGTGCTGTCGGAGGCGCTCGGCGTACCCAACCCGGCCAGCTACTACACGATCGAGTTGCTCCCGGTGATGTATGACCGCGTGCATGACTGGCACACCCGGATGGGGCTCGACCGCTCGCCGCTGGACCAGATCTCGTGCTGCTAG